A DNA window from Iodobacter ciconiae contains the following coding sequences:
- a CDS encoding CDP-6-deoxy-delta-3,4-glucoseen reductase, whose protein sequence is MSKQLTILPSGQQIAMNDNETILDAAMRGGFNMAYGCKNGACGSCKGRVITGEVTHGDYAESALSEMERENGYALFCCASTDADITIECKEVTASKDIQIKTLPCRVQTMDKVSHDVVVLSLKLPSSEKLAFLAGQYIDIHTKNGKKRSFSIANAPHDAEYLQLHIRHVAGGEFSDYVWNSMKEREIMRFTGPLGSFFLREDSDKPILLIATGTGFAPIKGILEYAFNKGIEREIVLYWGARTLADIYMPELPSQWQQAHPNFTFIPVLSEPSDADAWSGRTGLVHEAVMNDFTNLAGYQVYACGAPVMVEAAYTHCVSRGLPNDEFFSDAFFTSKDLAK, encoded by the coding sequence ATGAGCAAGCAACTTACTATTCTACCAAGTGGCCAGCAAATCGCCATGAATGATAATGAAACTATTTTAGACGCGGCTATGCGTGGTGGTTTTAATATGGCTTACGGCTGTAAAAACGGCGCGTGTGGCTCGTGTAAAGGCCGGGTGATTACTGGTGAGGTCACTCACGGCGATTACGCTGAAAGTGCTTTATCCGAGATGGAGCGGGAAAACGGCTATGCGTTGTTTTGCTGCGCCAGTACCGATGCAGACATCACGATTGAATGCAAAGAAGTCACCGCCAGCAAAGATATTCAAATTAAAACCCTGCCATGCCGTGTGCAGACCATGGACAAAGTTTCGCATGACGTGGTTGTGTTATCGCTTAAATTGCCAAGCAGCGAAAAACTGGCTTTTCTAGCGGGGCAATATATTGATATTCATACCAAAAATGGTAAAAAACGCTCGTTCTCGATCGCCAATGCACCGCACGATGCCGAATACCTGCAATTGCATATTCGTCATGTAGCAGGTGGCGAGTTTTCTGATTATGTCTGGAACAGCATGAAAGAGCGCGAAATCATGCGCTTTACCGGCCCGCTGGGCTCGTTCTTTTTGCGTGAAGACAGTGATAAGCCGATTTTGCTGATTGCTACCGGTACCGGCTTTGCGCCGATCAAGGGGATTTTAGAGTACGCCTTTAATAAGGGCATTGAGCGCGAAATTGTTTTGTACTGGGGGGCACGCACTTTGGCCGACATTTATATGCCTGAGCTGCCGTCCCAATGGCAGCAAGCACACCCCAACTTCACCTTTATCCCTGTTTTGTCTGAGCCAAGCGATGCGGATGCCTGGAGTGGCCGCACAGGGCTGGTGCATGAAGCGGTGATGAATGACTTTACTAACCTTGCCGGCTACCAGGTTTATGCCTGCGGTGCGCCCGTAATGGTGGAGGCGGCCTACACCCATTGTGTTTCTCGCGGTTTGCCAAATGATGAATTTTTCTCTGATGCCTTCTTTACTTCCAAGGACTTAGCGAAATAG
- a CDS encoding NAD-dependent epimerase/dehydratase family protein, with product MRKNRLLIIGCGDVVIRALPWLTQRFKVYATARSAEAAGKLRKLGLIPVLCDLDQAASLHRLSGLARWIIYSAPPAGEGNDDIRCKRFIAKMERYTGFDKSAILTPRHLAYISTSGVYGDCKGEWVAETRPLFAQSARAIRRVAAENSLKAWARSQKIKLAILRAPGIYARERLPVQRIMQATPALISNEDSWSNHIHADDLAKAVSIALFRGKPLRAINVVDDQPHKMGDYFDQVADFIGQPHPPRISRQDAPAALSASLMSFLNESRRLRNIRLKKELRLKLKWPSVDFFLKQK from the coding sequence ATGCGAAAAAATCGATTACTTATTATAGGGTGCGGCGATGTTGTTATCCGCGCCCTGCCTTGGTTAACTCAACGTTTCAAAGTCTATGCCACCGCACGTAGCGCTGAAGCGGCAGGCAAGCTGCGTAAGCTTGGACTTATCCCTGTACTGTGCGACCTGGATCAGGCCGCGAGCCTGCACCGTTTATCCGGCCTTGCCCGCTGGATTATTTATAGTGCGCCGCCAGCAGGCGAGGGTAATGATGATATACGCTGCAAGCGCTTTATCGCCAAAATGGAGCGCTACACGGGCTTTGATAAGTCAGCGATTCTAACACCTCGTCACCTGGCTTACATCAGCACCAGTGGCGTTTATGGCGATTGCAAGGGTGAATGGGTGGCAGAAACCCGGCCCCTCTTTGCACAATCGGCCAGAGCCATTCGCAGGGTTGCGGCAGAAAACAGCTTGAAAGCGTGGGCCAGATCACAAAAAATCAAGCTGGCTATTTTACGCGCCCCGGGGATTTACGCGCGTGAACGCTTACCCGTGCAGCGTATTATGCAAGCCACACCTGCATTAATCAGTAATGAAGACAGCTGGTCAAATCATATTCATGCCGATGATTTAGCTAAAGCCGTGAGCATTGCTCTATTTCGCGGAAAGCCATTAAGGGCGATTAATGTAGTGGACGATCAGCCGCATAAAATGGGCGATTATTTTGACCAGGTAGCAGATTTTATTGGCCAGCCCCATCCACCCAGAATTAGCCGCCAGGATGCGCCGGCAGCGTTATCGGCAAGCCTGATGTCTTTTTTAAATGAATCACGGCGGCTGAGAAATATACGTTTAAAAAAAGAATTAAGGCTAAAGCTAAAATGGCCTAGTGTTGATTTTTTTCTAAAACAGAAATAA
- a CDS encoding flagellar brake protein — translation MGESEQVSPISDGEDIEAYRITAPMEIGAVLRTLAQRGTFITIYVNEGRELILSRILDVDMKGKTFIFDIGGHSETNQVLLNSPRSLVLAIPDGVKIQFAMGIVRNCKHEDGPALTTAFPADLIKLQRREYYRLPTPVARPYRCQMVFANGAREWVNLHDISLGGIGAWMPNELKPLIEKGSVHNEISFDFGPAGIMKLNFEVRSLRQLEQRPGQFAWMMGCQFVNLPRQTEANIQRLMAQLEAERKALTG, via the coding sequence GTGGGTGAAAGCGAGCAAGTAAGTCCGATTTCGGACGGAGAGGATATTGAGGCTTACCGGATCACCGCACCGATGGAAATTGGTGCCGTGTTGCGCACGCTAGCTCAGCGCGGAACTTTTATTACTATTTATGTTAATGAAGGACGGGAGCTGATTTTATCCCGTATTTTGGACGTCGATATGAAGGGCAAAACCTTCATTTTTGATATTGGCGGGCATTCAGAAACTAATCAGGTTTTACTTAATTCTCCCCGATCTTTAGTGCTGGCCATTCCCGATGGTGTAAAAATACAATTTGCAATGGGCATCGTTCGTAATTGCAAACATGAAGATGGCCCGGCCTTAACTACAGCTTTTCCTGCTGATTTAATCAAATTGCAGCGCCGCGAATATTATCGTTTGCCAACACCTGTTGCCCGGCCTTATCGTTGTCAGATGGTCTTTGCAAATGGTGCACGCGAATGGGTGAATTTGCATGATATATCTTTAGGCGGAATTGGGGCGTGGATGCCTAATGAACTTAAACCCTTAATTGAAAAGGGAAGTGTTCATAACGAGATTTCTTTTGATTTTGGTCCTGCCGGAATCATGAAGCTTAATTTTGAAGTGCGCTCATTACGCCAGCTTGAGCAGCGCCCAGGGCAATTTGCCTGGATGATGGGGTGTCAGTTTGTTAATCTGCCAAGGCAAACTGAAGCAAATATTCAAAGATTAATGGCACAGCTAGAGGCGGAAAGAAAAGCACTCACCGGCTGA
- a CDS encoding SCO family protein, with protein sequence MLRILCFVVCLVLLTSCSKPQFQGSDISGGALGGEFTLSDHMGKTRSLADFKDKIVVIFFGYTHCPDVCPTTMIELKNAMKQLGKKADQVQVLFVSVDPERDTKEVLSQYVPVFDSRFLGLSGTPAQLAEVAGRYKIIYQKQISGSGDYTVDHSAGSYLLDKNGKPRVMVSYGAGTSVFVHDLTLLLNE encoded by the coding sequence ATGTTAAGAATCCTTTGTTTTGTTGTGTGTTTGGTTTTATTGACCTCTTGCTCTAAGCCTCAGTTTCAGGGTAGTGATATTAGTGGCGGTGCATTGGGCGGCGAATTTACTTTAAGCGATCACATGGGCAAAACCCGTTCTTTGGCTGATTTTAAAGACAAAATTGTAGTCATTTTTTTTGGCTATACCCATTGCCCTGATGTTTGCCCCACGACCATGATTGAATTAAAAAACGCAATGAAGCAATTGGGGAAAAAAGCGGATCAGGTGCAAGTATTATTTGTTTCGGTTGATCCAGAGAGAGATACTAAAGAGGTATTAAGCCAGTATGTACCTGTTTTTGATTCACGATTTTTAGGGCTGAGTGGTACGCCTGCGCAATTAGCAGAGGTGGCGGGGCGCTATAAAATTATTTACCAGAAACAAATAAGCGGTAGTGGTGATTACACGGTTGACCATAGCGCGGGTAGTTATTTGCTGGATAAAAATGGCAAGCCGCGTGTAATGGTAAGCTATGGTGCAGGTACAAGTGTATTTGTGCATGACTTAACACTTTTGCTTAATGAATAA
- the bioD gene encoding dethiobiotin synthase has product MFFITGTDTDVGKTIATAQLLRGFVSAGQSAAGMKPVAAGCEWRDGKLWNSDVAAHADASNVPVPAHLACPYLFEAPISPHLAARDAGQVLDLDLIVNAAKQLQTLADVVLVEGAGGWFAPLSEEASMADLARRLQAPVILVVGMRLGCLNHAMLSAGAILAAGLPLAGWIANQLDSEMPRYADNVQYLQTHLPAPLLAEIAHNPEAQYLALPSQTIAVLACEAGAKQTINNRRDNCRC; this is encoded by the coding sequence ATGTTTTTTATAACCGGCACGGATACCGATGTGGGCAAAACCATCGCCACAGCGCAGCTTTTGCGTGGTTTTGTGTCAGCGGGCCAATCAGCAGCAGGGATGAAGCCCGTTGCTGCGGGCTGTGAATGGCGGGACGGTAAGCTCTGGAATAGCGATGTGGCTGCGCATGCTGACGCGTCAAATGTCCCGGTACCGGCTCATCTGGCTTGCCCCTATTTGTTTGAAGCACCCATCTCACCCCATTTGGCTGCCAGAGATGCCGGGCAAGTTTTAGATTTGGATTTGATTGTCAATGCGGCTAAACAGCTGCAAACGCTGGCTGATGTGGTGCTGGTGGAAGGGGCGGGTGGCTGGTTTGCCCCTTTGTCAGAAGAGGCGTCCATGGCTGACTTGGCAAGGCGTCTGCAAGCTCCTGTGATCCTGGTGGTGGGGATGCGTTTAGGTTGCCTGAACCATGCCATGCTGAGTGCCGGGGCTATTTTAGCGGCAGGTTTGCCTCTGGCAGGGTGGATTGCTAACCAGCTTGATTCAGAAATGCCGCGCTATGCCGATAATGTGCAATATCTGCAAACACATTTGCCTGCACCATTACTGGCAGAAATAGCACATAACCCAGAGGCTCAGTATTTGGCTTTGCCTTCACAAACAATAGCAGTACTTGCTTGTGAAGCAGGAGCAAAGCAAACTATAAATAATCGAAGGGATAATTGCAGATGTTAA
- the bioC gene encoding malonyl-ACP O-methyltransferase BioC: MSKSFHTEKAAMRAAFDKAATSYDAAAILQREVADRMFERLDYIKVTPATVLDAGCGTGYCAPQLKMLYKNARLIELDLAPGMLQVAKAKEGGGLKKLWANLRGQGADYLCADIESLPLANESVDVIWSSLTLQWCNEPDAVFAEFSRVLKPGGLLMFSTLGPDTLKELRASFAEVDDKEHVNRFIDMHDLGDALLKNGLSMPVMDMEYLTMTYDSAKAIMQDLKDIGAHNVATGRSRGMLGKAAWQKMVAKYETFRRDGLLPCTYEVLYGHAWKPLTPPARKNADGSQIIEFRPRQA, from the coding sequence ATGAGTAAATCTTTTCATACCGAAAAGGCAGCCATGCGGGCTGCTTTTGATAAAGCAGCCACAAGCTATGATGCTGCGGCGATTTTGCAGCGCGAAGTGGCTGATCGTATGTTTGAGCGGCTGGATTACATCAAGGTTACTCCTGCTACCGTATTGGATGCGGGTTGTGGCACGGGTTATTGTGCGCCGCAATTAAAAATGCTTTACAAAAATGCCCGGTTGATTGAGCTGGATTTAGCGCCGGGCATGTTACAAGTGGCTAAGGCCAAAGAGGGCGGAGGCTTAAAAAAGCTGTGGGCAAATTTACGTGGCCAGGGTGCAGACTATCTTTGTGCTGATATCGAATCCTTGCCGCTGGCAAATGAATCGGTGGATGTAATCTGGTCCAGCCTTACCTTGCAATGGTGTAATGAGCCGGATGCTGTATTTGCAGAATTTAGCCGGGTTTTAAAGCCCGGCGGGCTATTGATGTTTTCTACTCTTGGCCCGGATACCTTAAAAGAGTTACGCGCATCATTTGCTGAGGTTGATGACAAAGAGCATGTAAACCGTTTTATCGATATGCATGATCTTGGTGATGCCTTACTCAAAAATGGTCTGAGTATGCCGGTGATGGATATGGAATACCTTACCATGACTTACGATAGTGCCAAAGCGATCATGCAGGATTTAAAAGACATCGGAGCGCACAATGTTGCGACAGGGCGATCGCGGGGCATGCTGGGTAAAGCCGCCTGGCAAAAGATGGTGGCAAAATACGAAACATTCAGGCGCGATGGTTTACTGCCATGCACCTATGAAGTGCTTTACGGTCATGCCTGGAAGCCTTTAACGCCGCCTGCCAGAAAGAATGCAGATGGCAGCCAGATTATTGAATTCAGGCCACGGCAAGCATGA
- a CDS encoding DedA family protein: protein MEFNPIDVFLHLDMYLAQIIAQYGNWVYALLFSVIFVETGVVIMPFLPGDSLLFVAGMLAGGGHMNLYVLMGLLFTAAVLGDAVNYTIGRYFGHKLFANKDSKIFRQDYLQKTHAFYERHGGKTIILARFVPIVRTFAPFVAGMAEMSYHRFLMFNLIGAAVWVVSLLYAGYFLGGIPFIAKNIGSIAIALVLIPAMPVVIEFIKMKLAKAEV from the coding sequence ATGGAATTTAATCCCATTGATGTGTTTTTACATCTTGATATGTATTTAGCCCAGATTATTGCCCAATATGGCAATTGGGTTTATGCACTTTTGTTTTCGGTGATTTTTGTAGAAACCGGCGTGGTGATCATGCCTTTTTTGCCGGGTGATTCATTATTGTTTGTGGCCGGTATGCTGGCAGGTGGCGGACATATGAATTTATATGTTCTGATGGGCTTGCTATTTACTGCTGCAGTTTTGGGAGATGCAGTTAATTACACGATTGGCCGTTATTTTGGTCATAAGCTTTTTGCCAATAAAGATTCCAAAATTTTTCGCCAGGATTATTTGCAAAAGACCCACGCTTTTTATGAAAGGCATGGTGGTAAAACCATTATTCTGGCGCGTTTTGTACCTATTGTGCGCACCTTTGCGCCTTTTGTGGCGGGTATGGCCGAGATGAGTTATCACCGCTTTTTAATGTTTAATCTGATTGGTGCTGCGGTCTGGGTGGTTTCCTTGCTTTACGCAGGTTATTTCCTTGGTGGTATTCCTTTTATTGCAAAAAATATTGGTTCAATTGCAATTGCACTGGTGTTGATTCCTGCTATGCCGGTGGTGATTGAATTTATTAAAATGAAGCTCGCTAAGGCTGAGGTATAA
- the secF gene encoding protein translocase subunit SecF produces the protein MEFFHIKRDIPFMSYGKLTTAISLATFVLAVAFLVMKGLNLGVEFTGGTVMELRYAQSVDLNQVREKVDSLKYGEAQVQSLGTTRDVMVRLPNIKTKTSAQLSNEVLNLLKADNSAVELRKVEFIGPSVGSELVTHGATAILLVCVGIIAYLAVRFEWRFAVSAVIANMHDVIIILGCFALFQWEFSLTVLAGILAVLGYSVNESVVVFDRIRENFRKPNLRGKTVPEVIDNAITATISRTIITHGSTECMVLSMLIFGGAALHGFAMALTIGIVFGIYSSVLVASPLLLMLGVTRENMIKPVRIKEEAVV, from the coding sequence ATTGAATTTTTTCATATAAAGCGTGATATCCCGTTTATGAGCTATGGCAAGCTCACAACGGCGATTTCTCTGGCAACCTTTGTTCTGGCTGTGGCGTTTTTGGTGATGAAAGGCCTGAATCTGGGCGTGGAATTTACCGGTGGTACGGTGATGGAGCTGCGTTATGCCCAGTCTGTCGATTTAAACCAGGTACGTGAAAAGGTAGACAGTTTAAAGTATGGCGAGGCCCAGGTTCAGTCACTGGGTACTACGCGCGATGTGATGGTGCGTTTGCCAAACATCAAGACCAAAACCAGTGCCCAGCTATCGAATGAAGTGCTGAATCTGCTTAAGGCGGACAACTCTGCTGTTGAGTTGCGTAAGGTTGAGTTTATCGGCCCATCAGTTGGCAGCGAGCTGGTTACCCATGGTGCAACGGCGATCTTGCTGGTATGCGTCGGGATTATTGCCTACCTGGCTGTTCGTTTTGAATGGCGTTTTGCGGTATCGGCTGTGATCGCCAATATGCACGATGTGATTATTATTCTGGGCTGCTTTGCATTGTTTCAATGGGAATTCAGCCTGACTGTGCTGGCGGGTATTCTGGCTGTGCTGGGGTATTCCGTGAATGAATCGGTGGTTGTGTTTGACCGGATCCGTGAGAATTTCCGCAAGCCCAATCTGCGTGGTAAAACGGTGCCGGAAGTGATTGATAATGCGATTACAGCAACGATTAGCCGTACAATCATTACCCACGGCTCGACCGAGTGCATGGTGTTATCGATGCTGATTTTCGGTGGGGCAGCCCTGCACGGTTTTGCTATGGCTCTTACGATTGGTATCGTGTTCGGTATCTATTCATCAGTTCTGGTGGCGTCCCCGCTTTTACTGATGCTGGGTGTTACACGTGAAAATATGATTAAGCCGGTCAGAATCAAAGAAGAAGCCGTAGTTTAA
- the secD gene encoding protein translocase subunit SecD → MNRYPIWKYLLIILSVALAALYTLPNLFGESPAVQIASVRATVKVDAALQQNAEAVLKGAGIKTEDVFFDGTSVKFRFKDTEVQLKAKDLLQARLGDDYSVALNLLSDTPSWLTKLGAKPMSLGLDLRGGVHFLLEVDMKAAVDKALEKTAGDVRRELKEKKIRYGRIVATRDSVEVQLRDEETTQAAAKALRQVLQQSQIDVRENKIVISYSAVALQQLKNDAVKQNITTLHNRVNELGVAEPVIQQQGEGRIVVQLPGVQDTSKAKDILGRTATLEVRMVEDDQAKMSEALNGNVPAGFELLSERGSDGQNRPILLKKEVELTGDNINDAQAGFDDQNSAAVHINLDSTGAAIFKTLTKESIGKRMAMVLVEKGKGEVVTAPVIRSEIGGGRVQISGSMGVAEANDTALLLRAGSLAAPMNIVEERTIGPSLGKDNISKGFNSTLYGFFAIAVFMMIYYRVFGVVSAISLAGNLLFLLAMLSLLGVTLTLPGIAAIALTLGMAIDANVLINERIREELRLGMTPQAAISNGYDHAFATILDSNVTTLIAGLALLIFGSGAVRGFAWVHCIGILTSMYSAVFVSRGVINLIYGGRRVSTLAV, encoded by the coding sequence ATGAATCGCTACCCGATTTGGAAATACCTATTAATTATTCTGAGTGTTGCTTTGGCAGCGCTCTACACCTTGCCTAATCTGTTTGGTGAAAGCCCGGCAGTACAAATTGCCAGCGTTCGCGCTACGGTGAAGGTCGATGCCGCGCTTCAGCAAAATGCCGAGGCTGTTTTGAAGGGGGCTGGTATTAAAACCGAAGATGTCTTCTTTGATGGCACATCGGTAAAGTTTCGCTTTAAAGACACGGAAGTTCAGCTTAAGGCCAAAGATCTTTTACAGGCCAGGCTGGGTGATGATTACAGCGTGGCTTTAAATCTTTTGTCAGACACGCCGTCCTGGTTGACAAAACTGGGCGCTAAGCCCATGTCACTGGGTCTGGATTTACGTGGTGGTGTGCACTTTTTGCTTGAAGTGGATATGAAAGCGGCTGTTGATAAGGCGCTGGAAAAAACAGCAGGTGATGTTCGCCGTGAGCTCAAAGAAAAGAAAATTCGCTATGGCCGTATTGTGGCTACCCGTGACAGCGTTGAAGTTCAGCTGCGTGACGAGGAAACTACTCAGGCAGCTGCCAAGGCTTTACGCCAGGTCCTGCAACAGAGCCAGATTGATGTTCGCGAGAACAAAATTGTGATTTCGTATTCTGCTGTCGCATTGCAGCAGTTGAAAAACGATGCCGTGAAGCAAAATATCACCACCTTGCATAATCGTGTGAACGAGCTGGGCGTGGCTGAACCCGTGATTCAGCAGCAAGGCGAAGGCCGTATCGTGGTGCAATTGCCGGGCGTGCAGGATACCTCCAAGGCTAAAGATATTCTGGGCCGTACTGCCACACTGGAAGTACGGATGGTGGAAGATGATCAGGCCAAAATGTCCGAAGCACTCAATGGCAATGTGCCTGCGGGCTTTGAGCTATTAAGTGAGCGCGGTAGTGATGGTCAGAACCGTCCGATCTTGCTGAAAAAAGAAGTCGAGCTGACGGGGGATAATATCAATGATGCACAGGCGGGTTTTGATGATCAGAACTCGGCAGCGGTGCATATCAACCTTGATTCTACCGGTGCTGCCATTTTTAAAACGTTAACCAAAGAAAGTATTGGTAAGCGTATGGCGATGGTGCTGGTTGAAAAGGGCAAGGGCGAAGTAGTGACTGCGCCTGTGATTCGTTCTGAAATTGGCGGCGGCCGTGTACAGATTTCTGGCTCGATGGGCGTTGCCGAAGCCAACGATACCGCTCTGCTATTACGTGCTGGCTCCTTGGCTGCACCGATGAATATCGTGGAAGAGCGTACTATTGGCCCTAGCCTGGGCAAGGACAATATCAGCAAGGGTTTTAACTCGACGCTTTATGGTTTCTTTGCGATTGCCGTCTTTATGATGATCTATTACCGTGTATTCGGTGTGGTATCGGCGATTTCACTTGCGGGTAATTTATTATTCCTGCTGGCGATGCTGTCTTTACTTGGTGTGACATTAACACTGCCGGGTATTGCAGCGATTGCTTTAACGCTGGGTATGGCAATTGATGCCAATGTGCTGATTAATGAGCGTATTCGGGAAGAGCTACGTTTGGGCATGACACCCCAGGCTGCAATCAGTAATGGTTATGATCATGCTTTTGCGACGATTCTGGATTCCAACGTCACAACCTTGATTGCCGGTCTTGCACTGCTGATTTTTGGTTCGGGTGCAGTACGCGGTTTTGCATGGGTTCATTGCATCGGGATCCTAACGTCAATGTATAGCGCGGTGTTTGTTTCTCGCGGCGTTATTAACCTCATTTATGGCGGCCGTCGTGTTTCGACGCTGGCCGTGTAA
- the yajC gene encoding preprotein translocase subunit YajC, with the protein MFIAPAFAQGAAPAAGMDFMSFLPMIVIFVLFYFMLIRPQQKRAKEQQAMLAALAKGDEVVTSGGMAGRIAKVNEQYVTLELADGVEILFQRAAVAARLEKGTIKNNK; encoded by the coding sequence ATGTTCATTGCACCCGCATTTGCTCAAGGTGCCGCACCGGCGGCAGGAATGGACTTTATGTCTTTTCTTCCCATGATCGTGATTTTTGTTTTGTTTTATTTTATGTTGATTCGTCCACAACAAAAACGCGCTAAAGAACAGCAAGCCATGCTGGCTGCCCTGGCTAAAGGCGATGAAGTTGTGACCAGTGGTGGCATGGCTGGCCGCATTGCCAAGGTGAATGAGCAGTATGTCACTCTTGAGCTGGCTGATGGCGTAGAAATCCTGTTCCAACGTGCTGCTGTTGCTGCGCGTCTGGAAAAAGGCACTATTAAAAATAACAAGTAA
- a CDS encoding bacteriohemerythrin has protein sequence MPVFFEWSDELSVGIQEIDEQHKVLIDLLNVLHDAIRLHHGSEASGHILGRLADYTRSHFMVEESLMRILGYPDYDEHKRCHEDLIKQMNDLQARLLGGEAITFELMHFLRNWLINHIMEGDKRYTKHFLSCSAQATSHKKSWMERFWAKQMAF, from the coding sequence ATGCCTGTCTTTTTTGAGTGGAGTGATGAGTTATCGGTCGGTATTCAGGAAATTGATGAGCAGCATAAAGTACTCATTGATCTGCTCAATGTATTGCACGATGCGATTCGTTTGCACCATGGCAGCGAGGCGTCGGGGCATATTTTAGGCAGGCTGGCCGATTACACCCGGTCTCATTTTATGGTGGAAGAAAGCTTAATGCGTATTTTGGGCTACCCCGATTACGATGAGCACAAGCGGTGTCACGAAGATTTAATAAAACAGATGAACGATTTACAGGCTCGTTTACTTGGTGGTGAGGCGATTACTTTTGAATTAATGCATTTCTTAAGAAACTGGCTGATCAATCATATTATGGAAGGTGACAAGCGCTACACCAAGCATTTTTTATCGTGCAGCGCGCAAGCGACGAGTCATAAAAAAAGCTGGATGGAGCGTTTCTGGGCCAAGCAGATGGCGTTCTGA
- the prmA gene encoding 50S ribosomal protein L11 methyltransferase encodes MPWQELRITTESSQAERLSDALFELGALSVSVEDAAAGTDAEKPIFGEPGEPVDQMWENSVVLALFDEDIDTSLIVTAASNTLKIAIPPHDVVRVEEQDWVRLTQSQFNPIPISERLWITPTWHECPNTGAISIQLDPGLAFGTGSHPTTRLCLKWLDNHLTRGETLLDYGCGSGILAIAAMKLGAASAAGVDIDPQAMTASRQNAEQNTVEVQFYLPDAEPAETYDVVIANILTNPLKALAPMLAAKVKMNGRITLSGILAEQADDVITIYSQWFAMNAPQAEEGWVCLSGIRK; translated from the coding sequence ATGCCCTGGCAAGAACTACGTATCACCACTGAATCATCCCAGGCAGAACGCCTTTCCGACGCACTTTTTGAGCTGGGCGCATTGTCCGTAAGTGTTGAAGATGCCGCAGCAGGGACCGATGCAGAAAAGCCGATCTTTGGTGAGCCGGGAGAGCCGGTCGATCAAATGTGGGAAAACAGCGTGGTGCTCGCCCTTTTTGATGAAGATATCGACACCAGCCTGATTGTCACCGCAGCAAGTAATACTTTGAAGATAGCTATTCCACCCCACGATGTGGTGCGCGTTGAAGAGCAGGACTGGGTTCGCCTCACCCAATCACAATTTAATCCCATCCCCATTTCCGAGCGGCTTTGGATCACCCCGACCTGGCACGAGTGCCCGAATACCGGGGCGATCAGCATTCAGCTCGATCCAGGTCTGGCTTTTGGTACGGGTAGTCATCCTACAACACGTCTTTGCCTGAAATGGCTGGATAATCACCTTACAAGGGGCGAAACCTTACTCGATTATGGCTGCGGCTCTGGAATTTTAGCCATTGCAGCCATGAAACTCGGTGCCGCCTCGGCAGCGGGTGTAGATATTGATCCACAGGCCATGACCGCATCCAGACAGAATGCAGAACAAAATACAGTTGAAGTGCAGTTTTATCTGCCAGACGCAGAACCCGCCGAGACCTATGATGTCGTGATTGCCAATATTCTAACCAATCCACTCAAAGCTTTAGCCCCTATGCTGGCTGCTAAAGTAAAAATGAACGGTCGCATTACGTTGTCCGGTATTCTGGCCGAGCAAGCTGATGATGTGATCACTATCTACAGCCAATGGTTTGCAATGAACGCTCCGCAAGCCGAAGAGGGCTGGGTTTGCTTATCAGGTATTCGTAAATAA